A single genomic interval of Armigeres subalbatus isolate Guangzhou_Male chromosome 1, GZ_Asu_2, whole genome shotgun sequence harbors:
- the LOC134215289 gene encoding uncharacterized protein LOC134215289, whose amino-acid sequence MIPLGEARISNSFFRIMHPINLTTIESTIDVYNNVAQTGKLNQTFFELSIRRKIGRINLLFNRIRPQRIKRWESLGRAWKYISGSPDADDLKVINSSLNSLVDENNKQIQINHLFEKRMRNLTKTFNSLLDNEQNLEKVTFDSLDSLNFIFEIDELLYYLEIIEESITLAGRSIPSSRIIHPEELSVIRHTLNDNGFRLNSVDDMLNIASAYAVYNNEMFMYVLKIPKIKDVQYKIGLIEPVIANNLRIHLTAPFYIEGQNAFMSKNPCPKMKDLSICSSSNLEPPTECIQQLVSGQHTAKCPMERIYEAKTIRKITEGNIMVTGSNITLSSNCSSERLLNGSFLIQYYNCTVKLDDKEYANSDMEIQPFIPTTGIKVSPTILINNIPLQHLQEMHLEHRNQIDHLNLTTNNLHWKLHMFGWLTSLSTTVIIICILGLIIAIIFKIFSWRKYLTLNTKEDIHINFSLATDGCPESRDIPLIPQQ is encoded by the coding sequence aTGATTCCCTTAGGAGAAGCTAGGATCAGTAACAGCTTTTTCAGAATAATGCATCCGATAAACCTTACCACCATTGAATCGACAATAGATGTGTACAATAATGTAGCCCAAACCGGAAAGCTTAATCAGACCTTTTTCGAGTTATCTATCAGGAGAAAAATAGGCAGAATTAATCTGTTGTTCAATAGAATTAGGCCACAGCGAATCAAACGATGGGAATCATTAGGTAGAGCGTGGAAATACATTTCTGGAAGTCCAGATGCCGACGATCTTAAAGTCATAAACTCTTCTCTAAACTCCTTGGtagatgaaaataataaacaaattcaGATAAATCACTTGTTTGAGAAACGTATGAGAAACTTGACAAAAACTTTCAATTCACTATTAGATAACGAGCAGAATTTGGAAAAAGTAACATTCGATAGTTTAGACTCTTTGAATTTCATATTTGAGATTGATGAATTATTATACTATTTAGAGATAATTGAAGAATCTATAACACTAGCCGGACGAAGCATCCCAAGCAGCCGCATCATCCACCCTGAAGAACTTTCGGTTATTCGCCATACCCTCAACGATAACGGTTTTCGATTGAACTCGGTCGACGATATGTTGAACATTGCTAGCGCGTACGCAGTATATAACAACGAGATGTTCATGTATGTACTCAAAATACCAAAAATCAAGGATGTGCAATACAAAATTGGTTTGATTGAACCCGTAATTGCCAATAATTTACGAATTCATCTCACGGCACCATTTTATATTGAAGGACAGAACGCATTTATGTCAAAAAACCCGTGTCCAAAGATGAAAGATCTCTCTATATGTTCCTCCAGCAACTTGGAACCGCCTACGGAGTGCATTCAACAATTAGTTTCAGGACAACAcacagccaaatgtcctatggaACGAATTTACGAAGCTAAAACTATTCGTAAAATCACAGAAGGCAACATCATGGTTACAGGATCCAACATTACACTTTCATCAAATTGTTCATCCGAACGATTACTCAATGGGTCATTCCTCATACAATACTACAATTGTACTGTGAAGCTGGACGACAAGGAGTATGCTAACTCCGACATGGAAATTCAACCATTCATCCCTACCACAGGAATTAAGGTCAGTCCAACTATACTGATAAACAATATCCCGTTACAGCATCTGCAAGAGATGCATTTAGAACACAGAAACCAGATAGATCATCTCAACTTAACTACGAACAATCTGCATTGGAAACTACATATGTTTGGATGGTTAACCTCATTATCAACAACAGTTATAATCATATGTATCCTGGGCCTGATCATAGCCATCATCTTTAAAATATTTAGTTGGAGAAAATATCTCACACTTAACACAAAAGAAGATATTCATATCAATTTCAGCCTAGCAACTGATGGATGTCCCGAGTCAAGAGATATACCACTTATCCCACAGCAGTAG